Part of the Salminus brasiliensis chromosome 2, fSalBra1.hap2, whole genome shotgun sequence genome, ATGGAAGAGACAATACAGACCAATCAAATAGCTCTCTGAACGTGTGAGCTCTGTTCATGTCCTCTGCTTGACCCtttctgttttattaaaaaatacattttaacaaatattacactgatatcagaaAGGGTTTCAATACTGGAGCTGAAAAATAGTGGCATCATTCCATGATCAAAACTGTGCCAGGCAGCTAAAACTGGTGCTGGTATTCATCTTGACGCCtacacacagtgtcagaaagcatGTTTGGGATTACTTAACGTGGTTAAAGTGTGTGAGGGTTAAGCTATGACATTTACAGAATGCTAAAATGAGAGATattagcttccattacttgttcgTTACATGTGGGGAAAATAAACTTTATATCTGCTACCAACATTACTTCACTTGACTATAGCTGGGGGACCTTTCCTGGGCCTTTCCTGGAGAGCTCCTTGGTGTGCTTGTAGAAAAGATGGGGACACCCCATGACAactaattttaaatatttaacaagACCTAGACAACGACCAGGACTTCAGGAACAGATGATCTAGAGTCCTGATGTTTATTTTGACAGCAAGGTTTTCCTCCTTGTTCAGCTTGCTCCTTCTTTTCACATGGCAGATGCATAAACCTTGTcatcaactgtggcaagagccacctgtagatcctgtgatggAATTTTAGGATTGTTTGAGACTTtactctttggatctggccttGGTGATAACAAGCATTTCAAACAATCAAGAGCATTTCTTTCTAagcatgttctaatcatctgtgGTTAATGTGCTGCACACCATTCTAATTGTAGACAACTtaagcagtaataaatgtgggggtgtcctaactttttcttCAGCTTTTCTAAAGCATTAATAACAACTTGGCAGCACATTTTCCTAGACTTACCTTTTTTGGGTGGGTCCTTTTCACCATTGGTCCGTTTCGCACATTTATTTTTCACCGGTACTGCCTTTGCTCGCTTCACCAAAGATTCGTCATCAGAGCAGACATCTAAGAAGAGTGTGATGTGTAATTCCGACATAGAGATTTCCCTTTACATTTTAGTGTTTGCCGAGCTGCCAAAACACCTCATTTacaatggggaaaaaaagtatttggtcagtcaccaattgtgcaagttctcccacttaaaaagatgagagaggcctgtaattgacatcataggtagacctcaactatgagagacaaaatgagaaaaacaattcagaaaatcacattgtctgatttttaaagaatttatttgcaaataatggtggaaaataagtatttggtcaataacaaaagttcatctcaatactttgttttatatcctttgttggcaatgacagaagtcaaacattttctgtaagtcttcacaaggttggcacacaccgttgctggtatgttggcccattcctccatgcagatctcctctagagcagtgatgttttcgggctgtcggcgggcaacacagactttcaactccctccaaaggttttctatggggttgagatctggagactggctgggccactccaggaccttgaaatgcttcttacgaagccactcctttgttgccctggcagtgtgcttgggatcactgtcatgctgaaagacccagccatgtttcatcataaatgcccttgctgatggaaggaggtttgcactcaaaatctcacaatacatggccccattcattctttcatgtacacggaccagttgtcctagtccctttgcagagaaacagccccaaagcatgatgttgccacccccatgcttcacagttggtatggtgttctttggatgcaactcagcattcactctcctccaaacacagcgagttgtgtttgtaccaaacagttctaactttggtttcatctgaccataagacattctcccaatactcttccagacatcaaaatgctctctagcaaacttcagacgtgcccggatatgtactggcttaagcaggggaacacgtctggcactgcaagatcggagtccctggcggcgtagtgtgttactgacggtagcctttgtaacgttggtcccagctttctgcaggtcattcactagttcccccccccgtgtggttctgggatttttgctcaccgttcttgtgatcattttgaccccacgggctgagatcttgcgcggaacccctgatcgagggagattagcagtggtcttgtaggtctcccattttctgattattgctcccacagtagatttcttcacaccaagctgcttgcctattgcagattcagtcttcccagcctggtgcaggtctacaattttgtttctggtgtccttcgacagctctttggtcttcaccatagtggagtttggagtgtgactgtttgaggttggggcaggtgtcttttatactgttaacaacttcaaacaggtgccattaatacaggtaatgagtggaggacagagaagcctcttaaagaagaagctataggtctgtgacagccaaaaatcttgcttgtttgtaggtgaccaaatacttattttccaccattatttgcatataaattctttaaaaatcagacaacgtgattttcagaattgtttttctcattttgtctctcatagttgaggtctacctatgatgtcaattacaggcctctctcatctttttaagtgggagaacttgcacaattggtgactgactaaatactttttcccccactgtagcTAATTAAGGGTTCATGAGCTAGAGATGTATTAGAGGATGTGTTAAACCAGGACCAAGGTTGGAAATCACGGATTTAACCtaatatttttagttttcttggTGTCAAACTaccttttaaaaagtaaacataTGAAAAGGACCATACTTCAAgaaacttttttgtttttctgatgGAAATTATGTTCTGAACATGTGTCAGCGCTTATGCCATGTACACACTAGACGACTACCTGATTTAGATTCAGTAAGCTCTTGATCACGTCGTTCTGTATTTCACCCATAACAACCGAGCCAGCGCGGATTTGCCTCCAAATATTTTGCCTGTTATCTTCAAAAACTCTTGACGACTCGAAATTCATGGTTAAAATCACGTAGTGTGATCCCAGCATTAGACAGCTGCATCACTCAAGAGTCTCTACGATATTAACCCAGGTGATTAAGTTAAATTTTACTCCTAAACTATTCTCCTGCTTATGTCTTCACTAACAAGATGTTTAGTCTTTTCTCTGGCTAGAGTCAGATCTTCTAACACATTCACTAGACTCAAATAGCATAATTTGAGCATGGCTAATAATGGGGCACTCTTACCTGCTGTCGCTCTGCCTCTCGCAGGCTTACTGTGCTGTTTCAGTCTCTTTACTTTGTGACTCAACGGCTCCTCATCCGAGCTATCTGCTTCACTCTTAACATCTGCGGCAGAAGATGCAGTGTGATTACTCAAACATAACAATGCAACCTGTAGGCAACAACCACTACCATCTGTTCAAAAACTGACATTGATGCATCAcaaagctgaaagaattctgcatggaggagtaggAAAGAAGCATgcatttctattcatgtttagttatattacctccatctctcaatatgttcaaatgaagatcaaatgccTGGATGTTTGAATATATTAAAGACAAGGGTTTTGAAGGGGTTTCCTAATTGCTATGCCATGATTGTATGCACCCAAAACTATAAAACAGGCTAATGTTTCAAAACTATATTGAAATCTGAAGTCTGCAGCTcatcttctcctgctttttccATTACTAATAAGGTGGCTTTTTAATGTCTCCGTCCAGAGTCAGATCTTCCAGTACATTCATTAGACACAACAGGCATGATTTGATCTTGGATCAGCATGGCTAATAATGGGGCACTCTTACCTGCTGTTGCTCTGCCTCTCACAGGCTTACTGtgctgtttcagtttcttcactTTGTGACTCAACGGCTCCTCATCCGAGCTTTCTGCCTCACTCTTTACACCTGCAAAAAATGATGCACAGTGTGATTACTCTAAAAAATGCAGCCAGTAGCAACAATTATTACCTCCACACTTCACAGTTTCAGAAatcagataaataaagtgaCAAGTATGTAGTTGTTATGTAGTTATAGCTTCATTTTGTAACCCAATGTTTATTAGTCTGTTATTATTCTTAACACAGAAACTACTATGGATTACTTGGTAGCAGTTTAGCATATTCAGTGGagccccacagggttctattgtagggtctatgaaactgataTTTATTCAGAAAGAACTGCAGTTAAGAGGGTGAAAAACTGAGGTGTAGTGAGTTTAAGAAGTTATTTTAAGCCTCAGTCTAGAGTGAATAAACTTGCCGGAGGCACCGTGGATATTACCTGCTCTGGCTGTGCCACtctgcttttgtgtgtgtgtgtgtccctgcgTAATCATGTCAATAACGTCTCTTTTAGACATCCGCTTAAGCAACACCACCGCCTGCTTCATCTCCGGCTGTCTGTTCTTCTTCGCCAGCTGAACCAAAGGCTCGTTGTCTGAGCTGTCACGAGAGGGTGCTGTGAGACAGCGGGAGATAATTCGTAAAATATGAAATTTGTGATGTTATTTTATAGTTGCCATCGAAACAAAAGCCTGTGTCTCTATTTTGTCATTAGTTTTCCATTTTAATACACACTTTGAAAACATCTGCAGTCTTTTACATCGTGTTAAAGTTTTATAATTAATAGACCAATACAAAcgatccaaaatgacttgaaattaaACCGTTTCTCacttcttcttctgtaaagttagaAAATACATGGTCTTGTTCCACCATTTGTACAGTTATAAAAATTATATGTTCAACTGCACTGTCAAATGAGTAACCTACCTTTTCTCTCTGTGGCTTCTTTCTTAGGGCGCCCCCTCTTTTTAGGTGTTGTGCTCTCAGGTGTGGATTGTGCTGAAGCCATTCTCCTTGTTTCCTCTTTACCTAAAGGTTGAACTAGACTGCTTATTCATTTCCATTACAAGTAGCTCCACAATCTGCCAATTTACAGAAGCTGAACTGAATTTCCCAAAATAACTCGGAATTCAGTCAATGCTTGTGATAAACCAGGCCTGATCAATTATTCAATAGATTACCCTTTGGAAATGGGTAAAACTGGGCtgcagaaataataataacaactgatATCACAGGGTCCTCTTTTGTTCTCAAAACAGCCGGGTGGAGATTTTGGTCCATGACAATGCCTGCAGAATTATCAGGAGCTCTTTTACACTGTCAATATTACATTCCACCACATCCCTAAGGTGCTCTACTGGATTCACCTGGTctgcaacaatactcaaataggctgtgggaCTGGAGCAATGGCTGActggtattaacaggcccaaagcAAGCCAAGAAAACATTTCCCAAACTATTACACCACCTCAACCAGCCTGttaacacaaggcaggttgggtccatatATTCATGCTATTGGCtccaaattctgaccctgttATCTGTGAACCTGGAGAAATCGAGAGCCATCAAACCAGGCTACACTTTttcagtcttcaactgtccagaattagtgagcctgtgcccactgcagcctcagctttctgttcttggctgacagaagtgaaacCCGACTGGTCGTCTGCTGCTGTAGCTCATCCGCCTTAAGGTTGGACATTGTGTCGTGCAGTCTGAGATGCTTTACCAAGTTGTTATCTGGGTTACTGTAGCAGTATAGGTAAATTAACCGTTGTACTCTCCCATCAACaatgtgtttctgtctgcaaaACTGCCACTTACTGGATGCGTTTTTTATTACTGCACCTTTCataactctagagactgttgtgctgaaaatgccaagatcagcagttctagaaacaTTCAAACAAGCCCATCTGATACCAACAATTATGGCACACTTAAATCCACTGAGAGCATATTTTTTCTCCCATTTTCCCCCAATAGATGTATCATAAAGTAGCTGTATTCACTCAACAGAAGGGATGTCAGGTCACGATTGGTCGAATAATGCAAATGTTTCATCTATGTTACCTTTTCGTCCTCTTTTCTGGGTGGCCTTGGCTTGTGATGGTGATGACTGTCTGAGCTTGGAGACTTTTGCTTCTGTTTGATGCTTTCTTGGACTTTTGGGTTTGTTGGAATCTGCATGTTTGAAACAAATTTTTAACTGggaaaaacaacaccacaacaaattCACAACAAATGACCAAATTAAAAGAAACACAATGAAAGGTGTATTTTTGTATTAGCAAGATAAACAAATGCATTATTACAAACCAATCACTGCAGTTTCCTCTGTGTCTGGTTTcttattctttctctttttcatcaGTGTCAGGACTGGCTCATCATCCTCCGAATCCGAGACCTCTTTTTTATCTGGTAAAATGAAAAgcatatacagtaccagtcaaatgtttggTTACAGCTtctcatttaatgtttttcttttttttgtacaatTAATACTGAAGTCATCCAGACTATCAATGAACACTTAAGGAATCATATATTTAACTTAAAAGTGTTAAAGAAACCAAAATACCTATTTTTTCGGATTTacttaaataaatcaaaatgaaAATGGTCAAAATGTTTAAGCTTGGTGGTTTTTCACCTCTGCACTATGCTTTTTTTTCAGGATGTTTGGTCTTTGAAATCTGCAGTGTTGAAAGCAATATCTTACCTGTTCATTTTTAAATTCAAAATGATGTTCACTGCAAATGTTCACCAACTAAAAGGAACACAGTGAAAATTATGTTCTGTTTCAGGAAGATAAACTAATGACAACTTACCCAGCACTGCAGTCTCCTCTTTGTCTGGCtgctttttcttcctcttcttcatcagtGTCAGGAGTGGTTCATCATCCTCCAAATCTGAAAGCTCCTTTGTATCTGGTATAAAGAACAGAAATAACCATCCAACTTTCCATGCACTTTCATTTTTCCGGTTGCACCAAGGTGTAATGATCACACCTTCACTGTTGAACATTCTATAGCCTACATGTATGATACTACTAATTTTAGTACTTTAGTTACTAACTTTAGTTTTTAATTTATAGTCCTTGACTCAAGTTATGTTCCACTGAAAGCAGACTGTATCaataatagttttttttgttagtgCATCCATTAAAAGCATAAACAAAAAGGCAAATTAAAATCATCAGTGATCAGGAGATCAAAGAGATTCATAACAGACCACCACCATAAATACAATACCATGTAAATCTGCCTGACAGTACATTTGCAGATGAGAAGCTAACATAGATTAATCTATGTTTCATATAACATCCTCAAACATGTCTGGTCACTAAATTTTGCAGGTACACCCACTCAGCTGATGAaccaatatattaaaataaattatattaaaaaggcACATTCTGACTGGCTTGGACTAGTATCAGGAGTATCATGACAAACATCTTGAAAAGGATGTTAGGGTGCATTAATACAGAATTTAATACTGAGCATTTTACTACGGTGTCAAATGAGCCCTTGTCAAATTGCTCTTATGTTGGACCGCTAAGCTTTATTTAGTGTAGGTTATCCAAAAGTCAATAAATGGTGGGTTATGTTAAACATTGGGGTAATTTTATACTGATtccattatttttttcatataaaaTAAGGCAGATTTCTCTAGTGTTAATGTACTTTCCTGTTTATATAACCTTGGAGATTGTTTTGGGACAATGGATTGATAACAGTCTGGTCCTGCTTGTCACTGGGAGAACAACGAGAACAAATGGCAATCTGTAAATATCCTCGATAAAATCCTTCCTTACTTACTTGAATATTTCCCTCTTTTACACTCCCAAACATTTGAGACTCCCAAACCACACTAatagaactctgctctccactagGGCGGCAAACAAATATTTTAGTAATTTAATTTATTGATTACTAAAACAATTAATTATTTGGATTAGTAATTGCTCAGTTCAAAATAACTTGCATGTAAATTCAGCTGCAGgctgttttattgatttgctAACTAACAAAGAAGACAATAAAGacgaataatattaaaaaattcaCAATTTTAATGAACATTTCTGCTTAAATCGAAGGATGTgcagcaataaaataaagtaCTAAGTAATTAAATGAGtaatttagtaattaataattagtaatttaAAAAGACAGTCATTTTAGGTGTTAGTCTGAAGGCATTTTGTGTTACTGCTACTTTAGttttagagacttttattttgtattggtgactttaattctgaaatatgaTGTTACTGCTTCCTCTAAATTCTGACTCATCTCAGGTGGCCTTTTACTCTTCATCATTTTACTCAAAGGCTCATCATCGTCTGAGCTGTCCCCAACCGACTCTGCAAAGTTCCACACAGTAACAGAGTAAAGAACAGCTCCCCCAAAAGCATGCCTTCATGTCTAATAATGCCAGCAGGTGTGCGGCAACAACTGGCAGGGCCTACTTTAGATTATAGTAAATGGGATTATAGTAAATGCAGAGCTGAAACCCTTCATTATGAAGTTTGGAGCCCATTACCATCTCTGGGTTGAATGTCAGTCATGTCAGCTGCTGCTCTTGGGACCTACAGCTGGGAGGACGTGGTGGTCACTGTGGTGGTGGTCACATGATGTTACT contains:
- the LOC140544316 gene encoding uncharacterized protein isoform X1, with the translated sequence MTDIQPRDESVGDSSDDDEPLSKMMKSKRPPERSRNLEEALSPGHSSDNEPRSNLTKSKDSPPASSDKHQESDTKELSDLEDDEPLLTLMKKRKKKQPDKEETAVLDKKEVSDSEDDEPVLTLMKKRKNKKPDTEETAVIDSNKPKSPRKHQTEAKVSKLRQSSPSQAKATQKRGRKGKEETRRMASAQSTPESTTPKKRGRPKKEATERKAPSRDSSDNEPLVQLAKKNRQPEMKQAVVLLKRMSKRDVIDMITQGHTHTQKQSGTARAGVKSEAESSDEEPLSHKVKKLKQHSKPVRGRATADVKSEADSSDEEPLSHKVKRLKQHSKPARGRATADVCSDDESLVKRAKAVPVKNKCAKRTNGEKDPPKKEAKLGDELNTDSDNECLVKRKSDKAAQSLHRETSSS
- the LOC140544316 gene encoding uncharacterized protein isoform X2 — its product is MTDIQPRDVSPGHSSDNEPRSNLTKSKDSPPASSDKHQESDTKELSDLEDDEPLLTLMKKRKKKQPDKEETAVLDKKEVSDSEDDEPVLTLMKKRKNKKPDTEETAVIDSNKPKSPRKHQTEAKVSKLRQSSPSQAKATQKRGRKGKEETRRMASAQSTPESTTPKKRGRPKKEATERKAPSRDSSDNEPLVQLAKKNRQPEMKQAVVLLKRMSKRDVIDMITQGHTHTQKQSGTARAGVKSEAESSDEEPLSHKVKKLKQHSKPVRGRATADVKSEADSSDEEPLSHKVKRLKQHSKPARGRATADVCSDDESLVKRAKAVPVKNKCAKRTNGEKDPPKKEAKLGDELNTDSDNECLVKRKSDKAAQSLHRETSSS
- the LOC140544316 gene encoding uncharacterized protein isoform X3, with product MTDIQPRDESVGDSSDDDEPLSKMMKSKRPPERSRNLEEALSPGHSSDNEPRSNLTKSKDSPPASSDKHQESDTKELSDLEDDEPLLTLMKKRKKKQPDKEETAVLDKKEVSDSEDDEPVLTLMKKRKNKKPDTEETAVIDSNKPKSPRKHQTEAKVSKLRQSSPSQAKATQKRGRKGKEETRRMASAQSTPESTTPKKRGRPKKEATERKAPSRDSSDNEPLVQLAKKNRQPEMKQAVVLLKRMSKRDVIDMITQGHTHTQKQSGTARAGVKSEAESSDEEPLSHKVKKLKQHSKPVRGRATADVKSEADSSDEEPLSHKVKRLKQHSKPARGRATAEAKLGDELNTDSDNECLVKRKSDKAAQSLHRETSSS